AGACGCGTCCTCCCCATTGACCGAACGGTTCGGTCAGTCACCTTGAGGCGCTGAGATGTCCCTTCGCGAGGACGCGGATCGGCCCACATCCGGTATCGAGAACCCTGCCGAGACCGGCGCGGACGAGCGCGCGGAGCATGCGGCGCCCCGTGCGCCGGTCTCCGCGACGGCTGCGCCGGCAAGCGCGGTGGCGCCTTCGGAAGCGCCGCGGCGCAAACGGCCCCTCAGGAGGCTCGTCCTGCTCGGAGTGCTGGCCGCCGCACTCACGGGCGGTGCCTATGAGGGCTGGCAATGGTGGACCGTCGGACGGTTCTTCGTCGCCACTGACGACGCCTACGTCCAGGCCGATATCTCGGTGCTGGCCGCGAAGGTGCCGGGCTATCTCGAGGCCGTCCCGGTGGTGAACGGACTGTCGGTGAAGAAGGGCGCCGTCATCGCCAAGCTCGACGACGGCGATTACCGCCTCGCGCTCCAGGCCGCGCAGGACAAGCTCGCGACCCAGGAGAGCACGATCGCGCGGATCGGCCGGCAGGCCGAGGCGGCGCAGGCGCAGGTCGCCCAGGCTGCCGCGCAGCTCGACGCGACCCGCGCCGACGCCGTCCGCGCCCAGGCGGACTTCACCCGGGCGACGCAGATGCAGGCGGACTACGTCGCCAAGTCCCGCATCGACCAGACCCGCGCCGACCGCGACCGGACCGAGGCTTCGGTCAAGGCCATGGAGGCCGGCCTCGTCGCGGCCCGGGCCAATGTCGACGTTCTGCAGGCGCAGAAGCGCGAGGCGGAGAGCCTCGCGGCGGAGCTGCGCACCGCCGTCGACCGGGCCCGGCGCGATCTCGATTTCACGGTGATCCGCGCGCCGTTCGACGGCGTGGTCGGCAACAAGGCCGTCGAGGCGGGCGCCTACGTGTCGCCCGGCACCCGGATCGCCGCCCTCGTGCCGCTCCAGAGCGTGCGGATCGACGCGAACTTCAAGGAGACGCAGGTTCAGCGCATGCGTCCCGGCCAGCCGGTCACGGTCACGGTCGACGCCTATCCGGACCGCGAGATCCACGCCGTGGTCGAGTCGTTCTCGCCCGCCTCCGGCTCGGTGTTCAGCCTGCTGCCGCCCGACAACGCGACGGGGAACTTCACCAAGATCGTCCAACGTCTGCCCGTGCGGGTGCGCGTGCCCGAGGACGTCGCCCGCGAGGGTCTGCTGCGGCCGGGCCTGTCGGCGGTGGTGCGGGTCGATACCCGCGTTGGTGCGGACCGATCCGTGCTGGACCGGGCCGCCGGCGACCGGCCGGTCAGCACCGCTAGCCGCTGAGGCAGGCCGTGGCCACCGCCGCCGCCATCCCCGCGGGCGCGCCGGCGCGCGCCGCCGAGCCGCCGCTGGACCGCCGCCGCATGGTGGCGTTCCTCTGCATGGTCTTCGGGATGTTCATGGCGATCCTGGACATCCAGATCGTCTCGGCCTCCCTGAACGAGATCCAAGCCGGCCTCTCCGCCTCGGGCGACGAGATCCCCTGGGTTCAGACCAGCTACCTCGTCGCCGAGGTGATCTCGATTCCGCTCTCCGGCACCCTGTCGCGGGTGCTCTCCACGCGCTGGATGTTCGCGATCTCGGCCGGCGGCTTCACCGCCATGAGCCTGATGTGCGCCACCTCCTCGTCGATCGGCGAGATGATCGTCTGGCGGGCCGCCCAGGGCTTCATCGGCGGTGGCATGATCCCCACCGTCTTCGCCGCGGCCTTCACGATCTTCCCGCCCTCAAAGCGGACCATCGTCTCGCCGATGATCGGCCTCGTGGCGACGCTGGCGCCGACGATCGGCCCGACCGTGGGCGGCTATCTCACCGACCTGATGTCCTGGCACTGGCTGTTCCTGATCAACGTCGTGCCGGGCATCTTCGTGACGGTCTCGACCTGGATCCTGGTCGATTTCGGCGAGCCCAATTACGGCCTGATCAAATCGTTCGATTGGGCCGGGCTGGCCTTCATGGCCGGGTTCCTCGGTTGCCTCGAATACGTTCTGGAGGAGGGCCCGAACCACGACTGGTTGCAGGACGAGGCTGTCTTCACCTGCGCGGTGATCTGCGGGACCTCGGCGCTGCTGTTCTTCTGGCGGGTGTTCACCGCCAAGCAACCGATCGTCGACCTGCGCGCCTTCTCGGACCGGAATTTTGCCAGCGGCTGCGTCGCCAGCTTCGTGCTGGGCATTGGCCTCTACGGGCTGACCTACATCTACCCGGTCTATCTCGCCCGGGTGCGCGGCTACTCGGCGCTGATGATCGGCGAGACCATGTTCGTTTCCGGCCTGTGCATGTTCGCGACGGCGCCGATCGCGGGCCGCCTGTCCGGCAAGGTCGATCCGCGCCTCATGATGGGGCTCGGCTTCGTCGGCTTCGCCTGCGGGACCTGGATCGTCACCGGTCTCACCAAGGACTGGGACTTCTACGAGCTGCTGCTGCCGCAGATCCTGCGCGGCTGCTCGCTGATGCTGTGCATGATCCCGATCAACAACATCGCGCTGGGCACGCTGCCGCCGGCGCGCATGAAGAACGCGTCGGGCCTGTTCAACCTGACGCGCAACCTCGGCGGCGCGGTCGGCCTCGCGCTGATCAACACGATCCTCAACGATCGCTGGGACCTCCATCTCACCCGGCTTCACGAGCGCTTCACCTGGGCGAACACGGCCGCGCTGGAGCGCCTCGACACGCTGCAGCGCGGCTTCGATTCCTACGGCAGCGCCGCGCCCGGCATGGCGCTGCAGGCGATGACCAACACGGTGCGGATCCAGGGTCTGGTGATGGCCTTCGAGGACGTGTTCCTCGCGCTCACGGCGTTGTTCCTGGCGATCGCCTGCGCCGTGCCGCTGATCCGCCGCCCGAACGCCGTGGCGGGCGGGGTGGCGGCCACTGACGCTCCCGTCCGGCAGGCGCGATCGGAGCGTGCGGAATCGGACGGCGCGTGCGACCTTCGGCAGCCTGCGCGCAGGATTGCGTTGGCAGGGGGCAGCCCCGATCTGCTAGAACGGTTCGATGCCTGGCCCGAGAAGCCGGCGCGAAGACGGCCAGGGAACGGCTTATGGACTTCCTCAACGCGATGACCGGCACCGCCGGCGGCTTCTTCGGCGCCGTGATCCCGTTCCTGTTCGTGCTCACCGTCGTGGTGTTCGTGCACGAGATGGGCCACTTCCTGGTCGGGCGCTGGTGCGGAGTCGGCGTGCACGCCTTCTCGCTCGGCTTCGGCCCGGAGCTGTTCGGCTTCAACGACCGCCGCGGCACCCGCTGGAAGCTCTGCGCGATCCCGCTGGGCGGCTACGTCAAGTTCCACGGCGACGTGAACGGGGCGAGCATGCCCGATCCGGAGGCGGTCGCCCGGATGAGCCCGCAGGAGCGGGCGATCAGCTTCCCGACCCAGCCGGTATCCAAGCGCGCCGCGATCGTCGCCGCCGGGCCGGTGGCGAACTTCATCCTGGCGATCCTGCTCTTCGCCGGGGCGATCTGGCTCGGCGGCCGCTACGAGCTGCCCGCCCGGGTCTCGTCGGTGGAGCCGGGTAGCGTCGCCGCCCAGGCCGGCTTCCAGCCGGGCGACGTGATCACCGCCATCGACGGCGAGAAGATCGGCGACTTCAACGCCATGTACCGGACGGTGACCGGCAGCGCCGGGACGCCGCTGACCTTCACGGTCGAGCGCAACGATCAGTCGATCACCATCCAGGCGACGCCGGCCACCTTCGAGGACAAGACGCCGTTCGGCCGTCACCGGATCGGCCGCCTCGGCATACGCTCGCCCGCCGGCTCGGAAGCCCGGCTGGTCCGCTACGGGGCGCTCGATTCACTCGATCTCGGGGTGCGCGAGACCTACTTCGTCGCCGAGCGCACCTTCTCGTATCTCAGCAAGCTCGCCACCGGCCGCGAATCCGCCGACCAGCTCTCCGGCCCAATCGGCATCGCCCGCGTTTCCGGCGAGGTCGCCAAGACCGGCGGTGTCGGCGGCCTCGTCGGGCTGATCGCGCTGCTCTCCGTCTCGATCGGCCTCCTGAACCTCTTCCCGGTGCCGCTGCTCGATGGCGGCCACCTGCTGTTCTACGCCTTCGAGGTGGTGCGCGGCCGTCCGCTGAGCGAGCGCGCCCAGGAGATCGGCTTCCGCATCGGCCTCGCCCTGGTCCTGATGCTGATGCTGTTCGCGGCTTGGAACGACATCCTCAACCTCGGCGCGTCCTGGCGGAACACCTGACGCGCCGCCGCCTCGGGCGGCCGCTTGGGTATCCTGTCCGTGGTCCACGGGAAAGGATGCCCCATTCCCGCCGCGATCTCGCCAGGAGACCGCCCTGAACAGGCCCTCGCGCGGGTCGAAATCTCGGTTAACGCTGCGTTCGCAGGGGCGACGACGGGTCTGAAAAGGCTCGTCGTCGCAAGCGTTTACGGGTCGTTCACCACGATTTGCGGTTTGCCCACAGGCTGACCGCACCGTTAAGTGGCGCGAAGGCCACGACCCCCAAAATCCCCTGACGATGGCCTCCCGCGCGTTTGCTTGGCAGGGGAATCCCGCTAAGAGCTACGCTTGGACCGAAGCCACGCTTGGACCAGGTGACGGGACGACCGGTCAACGGTCGCCTGAGACGGGCTAACCCCCGCGACCAGAACAGAAACGGGCGATTGCATGATGTCGTTGACGGGGAAGCGCCGACGCAAGTCGGTGCGGAGAACCATCGTCCTAGTCACCGCGGGTCTTGGCGTTGTCCTGAGCGGAGCCGCTCAGGCGCAGCAGATCGTCGTCCAGGGCAACCAGCGCGTCGATGCAGATACGATCCGGTCCTACGTGACCGGAACGGCCTCCGGCTCCGCCGAGGAGGCCCGCCGCAACCTGCTGGCGAGCGGCATGTTCTCGGACGTGAAGGTCGCTCAGTCGGGCGGGCGCACGGTGGTGACCGTCCGCGAGAACAACCTGATCAACCGGGTGGTCTTCGAGGGCAACAAGAAGGTCGAGAAGGCGACCCTCGAGGGGATCGTCGAGGCCAAGGCCCGCGGCCCGTACAGCG
This window of the Methylobacterium tardum genome carries:
- a CDS encoding HlyD family secretion protein, with product MSLREDADRPTSGIENPAETGADERAEHAAPRAPVSATAAPASAVAPSEAPRRKRPLRRLVLLGVLAAALTGGAYEGWQWWTVGRFFVATDDAYVQADISVLAAKVPGYLEAVPVVNGLSVKKGAVIAKLDDGDYRLALQAAQDKLATQESTIARIGRQAEAAQAQVAQAAAQLDATRADAVRAQADFTRATQMQADYVAKSRIDQTRADRDRTEASVKAMEAGLVAARANVDVLQAQKREAESLAAELRTAVDRARRDLDFTVIRAPFDGVVGNKAVEAGAYVSPGTRIAALVPLQSVRIDANFKETQVQRMRPGQPVTVTVDAYPDREIHAVVESFSPASGSVFSLLPPDNATGNFTKIVQRLPVRVRVPEDVAREGLLRPGLSAVVRVDTRVGADRSVLDRAAGDRPVSTASR
- a CDS encoding DHA2 family efflux MFS transporter permease subunit; its protein translation is MRQAVATAAAIPAGAPARAAEPPLDRRRMVAFLCMVFGMFMAILDIQIVSASLNEIQAGLSASGDEIPWVQTSYLVAEVISIPLSGTLSRVLSTRWMFAISAGGFTAMSLMCATSSSIGEMIVWRAAQGFIGGGMIPTVFAAAFTIFPPSKRTIVSPMIGLVATLAPTIGPTVGGYLTDLMSWHWLFLINVVPGIFVTVSTWILVDFGEPNYGLIKSFDWAGLAFMAGFLGCLEYVLEEGPNHDWLQDEAVFTCAVICGTSALLFFWRVFTAKQPIVDLRAFSDRNFASGCVASFVLGIGLYGLTYIYPVYLARVRGYSALMIGETMFVSGLCMFATAPIAGRLSGKVDPRLMMGLGFVGFACGTWIVTGLTKDWDFYELLLPQILRGCSLMLCMIPINNIALGTLPPARMKNASGLFNLTRNLGGAVGLALINTILNDRWDLHLTRLHERFTWANTAALERLDTLQRGFDSYGSAAPGMALQAMTNTVRIQGLVMAFEDVFLALTALFLAIACAVPLIRRPNAVAGGVAATDAPVRQARSERAESDGACDLRQPARRIALAGGSPDLLERFDAWPEKPARRRPGNGLWTSSTR
- a CDS encoding M50 family metallopeptidase; amino-acid sequence: MDFLNAMTGTAGGFFGAVIPFLFVLTVVVFVHEMGHFLVGRWCGVGVHAFSLGFGPELFGFNDRRGTRWKLCAIPLGGYVKFHGDVNGASMPDPEAVARMSPQERAISFPTQPVSKRAAIVAAGPVANFILAILLFAGAIWLGGRYELPARVSSVEPGSVAAQAGFQPGDVITAIDGEKIGDFNAMYRTVTGSAGTPLTFTVERNDQSITIQATPATFEDKTPFGRHRIGRLGIRSPAGSEARLVRYGALDSLDLGVRETYFVAERTFSYLSKLATGRESADQLSGPIGIARVSGEVAKTGGVGGLVGLIALLSVSIGLLNLFPVPLLDGGHLLFYAFEVVRGRPLSERAQEIGFRIGLALVLMLMLFAAWNDILNLGASWRNT